The Cuculus canorus isolate bCucCan1 chromosome 16, bCucCan1.pri, whole genome shotgun sequence genome includes a region encoding these proteins:
- the PRELID3B gene encoding PRELI domain containing protein 3B isoform X1 yields MQKYPNPMNPSVVGVDVLDRHVDPSGKLHSHRLLSTEWGIPSIVKSLIGTCRTKTYVQEHSVVDPVKKTMELKSCNISFTNLVSVDERLVYKPHPHEPDKTVLTQEAIISVKGVSLSSYLEGIMANTISSNANKGREALEWVINRLNAEIEEFAASARGTMRNSMAAAAFVEK; encoded by the exons ATGCAGAAATACCCCAATCCCATGAACCCCAGCGTGGTTGGCGTCGATGTCCTGGACAGACACGTGGACCCCAGTGGGAAACTGCACAGCCACAGGCTCCTTAGCACCGAATGGGGAATACCCTCCATTGTGAAATCT CTCATTGGCACATGCAGAACAAAGACATACGTTCAGGAGCACTCTGTTGTTGAcccagtgaaaaaaacaatggaGCTTAAATCCTGTAAT ATTTCATTTACAAACCTAGTGTCGGTCGACGAGAGGCTTGTCTACAAACCACACCCTCATGAACCAGACAA AACTGTATTGACACAAGAAGCAATAATATCTGTAAAAGGTGTCAGTCTCAGCAGTTACCTAGAAGGGATAATGGCAAACACAATTTCATCCAATGCTAATAAA GGCCGTGAAGCGTTGGAATGGGTAATTAATAGACTGAATGCTGAAATTGAAGAGTTTGCGGCTTCAGCAAGAGGAACCATGAGGAATTCAATGGCAGCGGCAGCATTTGTAGAGAAATGA